A stretch of the Salvelinus fontinalis isolate EN_2023a chromosome 22, ASM2944872v1, whole genome shotgun sequence genome encodes the following:
- the LOC129819499 gene encoding histone-lysine N-methyltransferase ASH1L-like isoform X1: MDQRTQGGPATPPPLLTTAPPGEREKEGGGGKKDEEEEKKEEREGSQRDSSAAAGGGGGSGEQQPPQFSVKETSLHEGNVKLKIGLQAKRMKKPPKILENYVCRPAFRATVRPSGRGGGRGSRGGVGTGDGGNQTQSPPHGRDREQSPGMNRPIPLSSSPSAAAPIPPPTVPAPSTTSPSPVNGSTPAKRGLPKLACKSDKSEAKSDGKSAASTERPLNLHRPLADGKTHHASGKKTPTSQTKSPTSSPSPPAPPSPEPSVEAATKPPGYTYNSEGLREKDRGVPSWGAPTVTEKLAQLIATCPPSKSTKVKPPKTTSSPTTHTTSNFMAPTPKQRDRAMANRATYSRAVHLAPPPPVSRPPGRPYGSRNNKDNVLEKSSTPPGKEEADGASKSGSSNNSNSSRSSSPTLTYGGGNNHQDNNDRNSNGVKPIQSRLTHCPPPHSVSSSSPSPPRLSSCSSSEKRTGSGPSRQGSPASQGHHSRDRDSPFQAEERESSEREQERDRDGPRDLTKCSLPSALGKQEAKDKGANQSLRGERGKSLSPSKRSPNTIKCNPNPNKRSPNRERDGHTSGTSSPPESVRRTASPPEPAGNHSPPPLRDESPGYESLGSPPEQENKPLKKRRGRKPRWTRVVNRTQRAGQYSPVDQCETIMPLFSSGLDTPPPLRRPVGRPPNPNKVKPPAVSQLFPQPARKRGRPKSKMPRLDAPTRGRPPHKLAPSKVFSLHRSKEEQDPPVLHPEVDLNPPKPMPRKRGRPKRLPPTLPQEGQPPTLAPEAGDGKQFRTKGNGQLIMKTIIGKINKMKSVKRKRFLSQILLGPGSGPEQEPPRGTASGVVGQVAAATQSLSSLAASFGGKLGPQINVSKKGTIYMGKRRGRKPKAPTNLSLAAPTPPTEGPFLSPNTTSPLHHHQSQPQHQLPSAEVFPSPSLSQSSGGQSPISDSCFVAPGAVHFLTHPHFHSHGHHSFPFPPPTFSAPSPRTLGPLGSSAAVASQKKSCRGYHHHHHHYRQHYHYRKLSPPRPLHPTSPAPLSELKEATPSPVSESHSEETVPSDSGIGTDNNSTSDRGEKAGGASGLGSVGIPPGMASGLLMPGVMGSAVGVGVGLNPRGGLRHSSSVLLEHPSPSPSPLGARSSPDPRRPHLATPPSALVGHKEKHKHKCKRRSHGCPGYDKLKRQKRKRKKKYLQLRSRRQDPDFLAELDEIVVRLSEIRIAHRTPALRLGSGLGMPPGAAGAGRVPGAVGRATGAIGGAGGPPPHHYLHRDLLPTIFRINFSGYYSPHPSYPCDSLHYVRKPDLKKKRGRPPKLRESMSDVPFVHGLGFPLSSGGFYHPSYSVPYSSGPLGLGYYRGYPPASALYPHHQNSHSAPSHHSHHSPSFPPPPPPSYVHHHHPSHLLLNPSKFHKKKHKLLRQEFLGGGRSPVLYPAMSSELSFGWHHKHKHRHKHQERCAEDDGEEGGGESRGGAEISESPGSGRGERGAGMAESLQRCRFGRDSTPTTTSANKQATATSANSPSSSSSSSAERYKRKETSLSFLGPSRLAQGSARPRGHQHVESWFRMGSSEADYAKLSRNPAAVGQGPFTDGQGEDPAGCSDSEEEDEEPLTPTDEADPKSQDPPHHTNLFATALTPTLLRGGRVRKGGAAESSNFTRMERMLRKEHSTLAERREMGGTSSVQTRADHSTPEDHLRQQHHHPPLFHSSSSACLSHCGHNSPSQGCCLDDDASPPHHSHRAQPSKHSLHHVNKILRAKKLQRQARTGNNMVKKRGPGRPRKHPLPSPPPSPPPLAEVTQTRHRERGGGAWKGDTVTDAIESVVQGQFRKGQKRKHWERDREEEEEEEEVEERALDREENLGGLGVRASAEGGSGWLTQEELHRFRSALEGKPDGPSPECPGTVSMEQAPPMPITSQREKRAARPPKKKFQKAGLYSDVYKSADPRSQLLQMKKEKLEYTPGEHEYGLFPAPIHVGKYLRQKRIDFQLPYDILWLWKHDQLYEKPDVPLYKKIRSNVYVDVKPVSGYEATTCNCRPSGEAIDRGCLDECLNRMSFAECSPGTCPCGEQCDNQHIQRHEWVQCLERFRAEGKGWGIRTKEPLRSGQFIIEYLGEVVSEHEFRSRMMEQYFAHSGQYCLNLDSGMVIDSYRMGNEARFINHSCEPNCEMQKWSVNGVYRIGLFALKDMSSGTELTYDYNFHSFNTEEQQVCKCGSEGCRGIIGGKSQRINGMPGKTGGARRLGRLKEKRKSKHQLKKRVREEDSSDSSKFYPHLLMKPMSNRERNFVLKHCVFLLRNWEKMREKQELLKREGEREASGGLSIYTRWGGVIRDDGNIKSDVFLTQFSALQTSRSVRTRRLAAAEENTEVTRTARLAHIFKEICDMITSYKDSAGQTLAAPLVNLPSRKRNTQYYEKVSDPLDLSTIEKQITTGHYKTVEAFDTDMLKVFRNAEQKYYGRKSSVGRDVCRLRKAYYGARHEAAVQIDEIVGETASEADSSDSLERDHAHHHHHHGGGWPGSHDKDDDIIRCICGMYKDEGLMIQCEKCMVWQHFDCMRLEAEVEHYLCEQCDPRPVDREVPMLPQPSYAQSGSIYYICLLRDELLLHQGDCVYLMRDSRRTPEGQPVRQSYRLLSHVNRDKLDIFRIEKLWKSEKGERFAFGHHYFRPHETHHSPSRRFYHNELFRVPLYEIIPLEAVVGTCCVLDLYTYCKGRPKGVKEQDVYICDYRLDKSAHLFYKIHRNRFPVCTKPYAFNHFPKRLAPKRDFSPHYVPDNYKRNGGRSAWKSERPKGVGGACEDDASPCDQGDDFRPESENGRVVAGDMDTAHEEPTLPTAAQPTRPDGPREGEEEEAGQEVEEHRELEEGTAERGVDVLELLPSMSSSPLHHSGLGRREAQRDRLNKILLDLLHRTPNKNAIDVTYLLEEGSGRRLRRRTLGFGDFVVRK, encoded by the exons ATGGATCAGAGGACTCAGGGGGGGCCTGCTACTCCACCCCCCCTCCTCACCACTGCTCCCccaggagagcgagagaaggaaggaggaggtgggaagaaagatgaggaggaggagaagaaggaggagagagaggggtcgcAGAGGGACTCCTCTGCTGCTGCAGGTGGAGGAGGGGGCTCCGGTGAGCAGCAGCCACCCCAGTTCTCTGTCAAAGAGACTAGCCTCCATGAGGGCAATGTCAAACTCAAGATTGGCCTGCAGGCAAAACGCATGAAGAAGCCACCCAAGATTCTGGAGAACTACGTGTGTCGGCCAGCCTTCAGGGCTACCGTGAGACCAAGCGGGCGCGGAGGTGGCCGGGGGAGCCGCGGAGGAGTAGGGACAGGCGACGGAGGCAACCAGACCCAGAGTCCTCCACACGGCAGGGACAGAGAGCAGAGTCCTGGCATGAACCGACCCATCCCATtgtcttcatctccctctgctgCTGCCCCTATTCCTCCTCCAACTGTTCCTGCTCCTTCCACCACTTCACCCAGTCCAGTGAATGGGAGTACTCCAGCTAAACGG GGTCTTCCAAAACTGGCCTGCAAGTCGGACAAATCTGAGGCGAAGTCGGACGGGAAATCCGCCGCCTCTACGGAGAGACCGCTGAATCTTCATCGTCCTTTGGCAGACGGCAAAACGCATCATGCCTCTGGGAAGAAGACGCCCACGTCCCAAACCAAGTCTCCTACCTCCTCGCCCTCCCCTCCTGCGCCCCCATCACCGGAACCCAGCGTGGAAGCCGCTACTAAACCTCCTGGGTACACTTACAACAGTGAGGGTCTGAGGGAGAAGGACCGGGGTGTTCCTAGTTGGGGCGCTCCTACTGTCACTGAGAAACTAGCGCAACTCATCGCCACCTGCCCTCCCTCAAAGTCCACCAAGGTGAAACCCCCCAAAACTACTTCCTCTCCCACCACCCACACCACTTCTAATTTTATGGCCCCCACCCCAAAGCAGCGAGACCGCGCTATGGCCAACAGGGCGACCTATTCTAGAGCGGTCCACCTAGCTCCACCCCCTCCCGTCTCGCGCCCTCCTGGCCGCCCCTATGGCTCCCGGAACAATAAAGACAATGTTTTGGAGAAGTCATCCACCCCGCCTGGGAAAGAGGAGGCAGATGGGGCCAGCAAGTCtggcagcagcaacaacagcaacagtagTCGCAGCAGCAGCCCCACATTAACTTACGGTGGCGGCAATAACCACCAGGACAACAACGACAGAAACAGTAATGGCGTGAAGCCAATACAGTCACGTCTTACTCACTGCCCACCGCCtcactctgtctcctcctcttccccttcacCACCTCGTTTGTCATCCTGCTCCTCTTCAGAGAAGAGGACGGGGAGCGGGCCAAGTCGCCAGGGCTCCCCTGCCTCTCAAGGACACCACTCCCGAGACCGAGACAGTCCCTTCCAGGCAGAGGAGCGGGAGAGCAGTGAGAGGGAGCAGGAGCGTGACCGGGACGGCCCCAGAGACTTAACCAAATGCTCCCTTCCTTCAGCATTAGGCAAGCAGGAGGCCAAGGACAAGGGGGCTAATCAGTCActcagaggggagagaggcaaGAGCTTGAGCCCCAGTAAACGCAGTCCCAACACCATTAAATGCAATCCCAACCCCAATAAACGCAGTCCCAACAGGGAAAGAGACGGTCACACCAGCGGTACCTCCAGTCCCCCGGAGTCTGTGAGACGGACTGCCTCGCCACCAGAGCCCGCCGGCAACCATTCACCCCCTCCTCTCAGAGACGAGTCCCCTGGATACGAGTCACTGGGCTCGCCCCCGGAGCAGGAGAACAAACCCCTGAAGAAGCGGCGAGGCAGAAAGCCCCGCTGGACCAGAGTAGTGAACCGGACACAGAGGGCGGGCCAGTACAGCCCCGTTGACCAGTGCGAAACCATCATGCCTTTATTCTCCTCAGGCCTTGATACTCCCCCGCCCCTACGCAGGCCTGTAGGACGGCCTCCTAACCCCAATAAGGTCAAGCCTCCCGCTGTGTCTCAACTCTTTCCTCAGCCAGCCAGGAAAAGGGGACGGCCCAAGTCTAAAATGCCAAGGCTGGATGCCCCCACTCGGGGACGTCCCCCTCACAAGCTGGCCCCCTCTAAGGTATTTTCTTTACACAGGTCGAAAGAGGAGCAGGACCCCCCTGTTCTCCATCCAGAGGTAGATCTGAATCCTCCCAAACCTATGCCCAGGAAGCGGGGGCGACCCAAACGCCTGCCCCCGACCTTGCCTCAGGAGGGTCAGCCCCCCACTCTGGCACCGGAAGCGGGGGACGGCAAACAGTTCCGGACCAAGGGCAACGGGCAGCTCATCATGAAGACTATCATAGGCAAGATCAACAAGATGAAGAGTGTCAAACGCAAACGGTTCCTCAGCCAGATCCTATTAGGACCAGGGTCCGGACCAGAGCAAGAGCCCCCCAGAGGAACTGCCAGtggggtggtgggccaggtagcaGCTGCAACCCAGTCTCTATCCTCCTTGGCTGCTTCTTTCGGAGGCAAACTGGGACCCCAGATCAACGTAAGCAAAAAGGGGACGATATATATGGGGAAAAGGAGAGGGCGCAAACCTAAAGCGCCAACAAATCTCTCGTTGGCAGCTCCAACACCACCCACCGAGGGGCCTTTCCTGTCCCCAAACACCACGTCGCCCCTCCACCACCATCAGTCTCAGCCGCAGCACCAGCTCCCGTCTGCCGAGGTGTtcccctccccctcactctcccAGTCCAGCGGAGGCCAGAGCCCCATCAGTGACTCCTGCTTTGTGGCGCCAGGGGCAGTGCACTTCCTGACGCACCCGCACTTCCACAGCCACGGCCACCACtcgttccccttccctcccccgacgttctcagccccctcccctCGCACTCTGGGCCCTCTGGGCTCCTCGGCTGCCGTGGCCTCCCAGAAGAAGTCGTGCCGTggctaccatcaccaccaccatcattacaggCAGCACTACCACTACCGTAAGCTATCCCCTCCTAGGcccctccaccccacctcccCTGCACCTCTGAGTGAGCTGAAGGAAGCCACTCCCTCTCCTGTCAGTGAGTCTCACAGTGAGGAGACTGTACCCAGCGACAGCGGCATAGGAACAGACAACAACAGCACTTCTGACCGGGGTGAGAAGGCTGGTGGGGCAAGTGGCCTAGGTAGCGTGGGGATACCACCTGGTATGGCCAGTGGACTGCTAATGCCAGGGGTGATGGGCTCAGCCGTGGGGGTAGGGGTTGGGCTAAACCCTCGCGGTGGACTAAGACACTCGTCCTCAGTGCTGCTGGAGCACCCCTCGCCCTCTCCGTCACCACTGGGGGCGAGGTCCTCACCAGACCCCCGCAGGCCCCATCTGGCGACCCCTCCCTCTGCACTAGTGGGCCACAAagagaaacacaagcacaaatgCAAGCGCCGGAGCCACGGCTGCCCGGGTTACGACAAGCTAAAGAGGCAGAAGCGCAAACGCAAGAAGAAGTACCTGCAGCTGCGCTCCCGGCGCCAGGACCCCGACTTCCTGGCCGAGCTGGATGAGATTGTGGTGAGGCTGAGTGAGATCAGGATAGCGCACCGCACCCCGGCGCTCAGGCTGGGCAGTGGGCTGGGGATGCCCCCGGGAGCTGCAGGGGCGGGCAGAGTACCAGGGGCGGTAGGCAGGGCCACTGGGGCCATAGGAGGCGCTGGCGGCCCCCCTCCTCATCACTACCTGCACAGAGACTTGCTTCCAACCATCTTCAGGATAAACTTCAGCGGCTACTACTCCCCCCACCCCTCGTACCCCTGTGACTCTCTGCACTATGTCCGCAAGCCAGACCTGAAGAAGAAACGCGGGCGCCCTCCCAAGCTGCGGGAGTCCATGTCAGACGTACCATTCGTTCATGGGCTGGGGTTCCCGCTATCTAGCGGTGGGTTCTACCACCCATCCTACAGTGTTCCATACTCCTCTGGTCCCCTTGGCCTGGGCTACTACAGAGGATACCCCCCAGCCAGTGCCCTGTACCCCCATCACCAGAACTCCCACTCTGCTCCATCCCACCACTCCCATcactccccctccttccccccaccacctcccccgtCCTACGTGCACCACCACCACCCGTCACACCTCCTGCTCAACCCCTCCAAATTTCACAAGAAGAAACACAAGCTGCTGAGACAGGAGTTCCTGGGTGGGGGTCGGTCTCCCGTGCTCTACCCGGCAATGTCCTCAGAGCTGTCGTTCGGCTGgcatcacaaacacaaacacagacacaaacaccaaGAGCGCTGCGCAGAGGACGacggggaagagggaggaggagagagccgAGGCGGAGCCGAAATTTCCGAGAGCCCGGGGTCAGGAAGGGGAGAACGCGGGGCCGGAATGGCCGAATCTCTGCAGCGCTGTCGCTTTGGAAGAGACTCCACCCCTactaccaccagtgccaacaaaCAAGCCACGGCCACCTCGGCCAACTCCCCTTCctcgtcttcctcttcctcagccGAGAGGTACAAGCGCAAGGAGACATCCCTGTCTTTCCTGGGGCCCTCTCGCCTGGCCCAGGGCAGTGCCAGGCCCAGGGGCCACCAACACGTCGAGTCCTGGTTCAGGATGGGCAGCTCCGAGGCAGACTACGCTAAGCTCTCCCGAAACCCCGCAGCGGTCGGCCAGGGCCCGTTCACAGACGGCCAGGGAGAAGATCCAGCGGGCTGCTCAGACAGCGAAGAGGAAGACGAGGAGCCCCTCACACCCACAGACGAGGCGGATCCCAAGTCCCAGGACCCCCCGCACCACACCAACCTGTTCGCCACCGCCCTAACCCCTACCTTGCTGAGAGGAGGACGAGTCAGGAAGGGAGGGGCGGCAGAGAGTTCTAACTTCACCCGGATGGAGCGGATGCTGAGAAAGGAGCACTCCACgttagcagagaggagagagatgg GCGGTACATCAAGTGTCCAGACCCGAGCCGACCACTCTACCCCTGAGGACCACCTCAGGcagcaacaccaccaccctcctctgTTTCACTCTTCCTCCTCCGCCTGCCTCTCTCACTGTGGCCACAACTCCCCATCCCAGGGCTGCTGCCTGGACGATGATGCCTCCCCGCCACACCACTCCCACCGGGCCCAGCCCTCCAAACACAGCCTGCACCACGTCAACAAGATCCTCCGTGCAAAGAAGCTTCAGAGACAGGCGAGGACAGGCAACAACATGGTCAAGAAGAGAGGCCCCGGGCGCCCCAGGAAGCATCCCCTGCCTTCCCCGCCCCCGTCGCCGCCCCCTCTGGCCGAAGTGACCCAGACCAGGCACCGGGAACGTGGAGGAGGAGCGTGGAAGGGGGACACTGTGACGGACGCGATCGAGTCGGTGGTCCAGGGCCAGTTCAGGAAAGGCCAGAAGAGGAAGcactgggagagagacagggaggaggaggaggaagaggaggaggtggaggaacgaGCTCTGGACAGGGAGGAGAACCTGGGTGGCCTGGGGGTGAGGGCCAGTGCTGAGGGAGGAAGTGGTTGGCTCACCCAAGAGGAGCTGCACCGCTTTCGCAG TGCTCTGGAGGGGAAACCAGATGGCCCCTCCCCGGAATGTCCGGGCACCGTCTCCATGGAACAAGCTCCACCCATGCCTATAACCAGCCAACGGGAAAAGAGAGCAGCCAGGCCTCCAAAGAAGAAGTTCCAAAAGGCGGGTCTCTACTCTGATGTGTACAAGTCGGCAGA TCCTCGTAGTCAGCTCCTGCAGATGAAGAAAGAGAAACTGGAGTACACACCTGGGGAACATGAGTATGGGCTTTTTCCTGCCCCTATTCATGTCG GAAAGTACCTAAGACAGAAGCGCATTGATTTCCAGTTGCCTTACGACATCTTGTGGCTGTGGAAACATGACCAG CTCTACGAGAAGCCCGATGTCCCCCTTTATAAAAAGATCAGATCAA ACGTCTATGTGGATGTGAAGCCTGTCTCGGGTTATGAAGCCACCACCTGTAACTGCAGGCCTTCCGGGGAAGCCATCGACAGAGGCTGCCTTGACGAATGCCTCAACAG GATGAGCTTTGCCGAGTGCTCCCCCGGCACTTGTCCATGCGGGGAGCAGTGTGACAACCAGCACATCCAGAGGCATGAGTGGGTGCAGTGCCTGGAGCGCTTCCGTGCCGAGGGCAAGGGCTGGGGCATCCGCACCAAGGAGCCCCTCCGCTCAGGCCAGTTCATCATCGAGTACCTGGGAGAGGTCGTCAGCGAGCACGAGTTCAG AAGTCGCATGATGGAGCAGTACTTCGCCCACAGCGGCCAATACTGTCTGAACCTGGACAGCGGCATGGTGATCGACAGCTACCGGATGGGCAACGAGGCTCGCTTCATCAACCACAGCTGTGAACCCAACTGTGAGATGCAGAAGTG GTCGGTGAATGGGGTGTACAGGATCGGCCTCTTTGCCCTCAAGGACATGAGCAGCGGCACGGAGCTCACCTACGACTACAACTTCCACTCCTTCAACACCGAAGAGCAG cAAGTGTGTAAATGTGGCTCAGAGGGCTGCCGGGGCATCATCGGAGGGAAAAGCCAGCGAATCAACGGGATGCCTGGAAAGACAGGCGGGGCACGGCGGCTGGGTCGACTCAAGGAGAAACGCAAGTCCAAGCACCAGCTGAAAAAACGAGTGCGT GAGGAGGATTCAAGTGACAGCAGCAAGTTTTATCCCCACCTTCTTATGAAACCCATGTCCAacagagagag GAACTTCGTGCTGAAGCACTGTGTGTTCCTACTGAGAAACTGGGAGAAGATGAGGGAGAAGCAGGAGCTGTTAAAGAGGGAAGGCGAGAGGGAGGCCAGTGGCGGCCTGTCCATCTACACACGCTGGGGAGGAGTCATCCGCGACGACGGAAACATcaagtcag ACGTGTTCCTGACACAGTTCTCGGCGCTGCAGACGTCGCGGTCGGTGCGCACGCGGAGGCTGGCGGCAGCCGAGGAGAACACGGAGGTCACCCGCACCGCCCGCCTGGCGCACATCTTCAAGGAGATCTGTGACATGATCACCAGCTACAAGg ACTCAGCTGGTCAGACCCTTGCTGCTCCACTGGTAAACCTACCCTCAAGAAAGCG GAACACGCAGTACTATGAGAAGGTGTCAGACCCGCTGGACCTGAGTACCATTGAGAAGCAAATCACCACAGGGCACTACAAGACCGTGGAGGCATTTGACACTGACATGCTCAAAGTGTTCCGCAACGCAGAG CAGAAATACTACGGGCGGAAGTCGTCAGTAGGGAGGGACGTGTGCCGGCTGAGGAAGGCCTACTACGGCGCGCGCCATGAAGCCGCTGTCCAGATTGACGAAATCGTCGGAGAAACAGCCAGCGAAGCGGACAGTTCGGATTCGCTGGAGCGAGACCAtgcccatcatcaccaccaccacggaGGGGGCTGGCCGGGCTCACACGACAAGGACGATGACATCATCCGCTGCATCTGCGGCATGTACAAGGACGAGGGCCTGATGATCCAGTGTGAGAAGTGCATG GTGTGGCAGCACTTTGACTGCATGCGGCTGGAGGCAGAGGTGGAACACTACCTGTGTGAGCAGTGCGACCCCCGACCTGTGGACAGG GAGGTGCCAATGCTGCCCCAGCCCAGCTACGCCCAGTCTGGCTCAATCTACTACATCTGTCTGCTGCGAGACGAACTGCTGCTGCACCAAG GTGACTGTGTGTACCTGATGAGGGACAGCAGACGCACCCCAGAGGGACAGCCAGTCAGGCAGTCCTACCGTCTCCTGTCCCATGTCAACAGAGACAAGCTAGACATCTTCCGCATCGAGAAACTCTGGAAGAGTGAAAA GGGTGAGAGGTTTGCCTTTGGCCATCATTACTTCAGGCCCCATGAGACGCACCACTCGCCCTCGCGCCGCTTCTACCACAACGAGCTGTTCCGTGTGCCACTCTACGAGATCATCCCTCTGGAGGCCGTGGTCGGGACCTGCTGCGTCCTCGATCTCTACACCTACTGCAAAG GACGGCCGAAAGGAGTGAAGGAGCAGGACGTGTACATCTGCGACTACCGCCTGGACAAGTCGGCGCACCTCTTCTACAAGATCCACCGCAACCGCTTCCCCGTGTGCACTAAGCCCTACGCCTTCAACCACTTTCCAAAGAGGCTGGCCCCCAAGAGAGACTTCTCA